One Cupriavidus taiwanensis DNA window includes the following coding sequences:
- a CDS encoding type IV toxin-antitoxin system AbiEi family antitoxin: protein MHKASEENELLIHAAASAFHNATGVRAMFVPAPTPSDLPPDGSMRFDLGDGRVCTLPVTVRRAVDRFSAVSAIVEMQRQLGQKVLLVTSYVSPDMAERLRSQDIAFIDTAGNVSLRLPQALLYVVGRRAPAGGVPARRARTASPKQLEVLFALIANPGLLGAPYRSIAHAAGVALSTVNLALDDLLQRGLVGVGDDGKRCFSAWARVVDEWATLYPLRLRPKLASKRFTATRPDWWQGIDLHRYDAVLGGEAAAEKLAHNLRAERITLYAGSSMPRELILDARLKADPAGEVEISQRFWPAGLKAATIVAPGVAHPVLVYADLLDTGESRNVEAARQIREQYLAHHP, encoded by the coding sequence ATGCATAAAGCTTCTGAAGAGAACGAGCTGCTGATTCACGCTGCCGCCAGCGCATTCCACAACGCAACCGGCGTACGAGCGATGTTTGTCCCGGCACCGACCCCTTCCGATTTGCCGCCGGACGGCTCAATGCGCTTCGATCTGGGCGACGGCCGTGTCTGCACCTTGCCGGTGACCGTGCGGCGCGCGGTGGATCGCTTCTCCGCCGTGTCCGCGATCGTGGAAATGCAGCGCCAGCTTGGACAAAAGGTCCTGCTTGTCACCTCCTATGTGTCACCGGACATGGCCGAGCGCCTGCGCAGCCAAGACATCGCCTTCATCGATACCGCGGGCAACGTTTCGCTGCGGCTGCCCCAGGCATTGCTATATGTGGTGGGTCGCCGCGCGCCAGCTGGCGGGGTGCCGGCGCGACGCGCACGGACCGCCAGCCCCAAGCAGCTGGAGGTCCTGTTCGCACTGATTGCGAACCCTGGTCTGCTGGGCGCTCCTTATCGTTCGATCGCCCATGCGGCTGGCGTTGCCCTGAGCACGGTCAATCTTGCGTTGGACGACCTGCTCCAACGCGGCCTGGTCGGGGTAGGCGATGATGGCAAGCGCTGCTTCAGTGCCTGGGCGCGTGTCGTCGACGAATGGGCGACGCTTTATCCGTTGCGGCTTCGGCCGAAACTGGCGAGCAAGCGCTTCACCGCGACGCGGCCGGATTGGTGGCAGGGCATCGATCTTCATCGATACGACGCCGTCCTTGGGGGCGAGGCGGCCGCAGAGAAGCTTGCGCATAATCTGCGAGCCGAGCGCATCACGCTGTACGCTGGCTCGTCGATGCCTCGCGAACTCATCCTTGACGCGAGGCTGAAGGCGGACCCGGCAGGCGAGGTGGAGATCTCGCAGCGCTTCTGGCCAGCAGGGCTCAAGGCGGCGACGATCGTGGCGCCCGGTGTTGCGCATCCGGTGCTCGTGTATGCCGACCTGCTCGATACCGGAGAATCGCGCAATGTCGAGGCGGCGCGGCAGATAAGGGAACAGTACCTTGCCCATCATCCTTGA